GTTCACAGACATCACGCCCTTACCCGCGCACGGTTCCGCTCACCAGCGGCTGATAGGCAGCCGCCACGGCCTGTGGGCGCTCGGGCCCTACATCCTGACGGCCGACGAGGCGAGCGAGATCGGCCACGCGAGAATTCGATGCTCGGTTTCCGGCGCGGCCGACTCCACCGTTGCGGAGGGCGAGGTGAGCCTTGCGGCGATCGGCGCGATCGCGGAGACGATCGACCGAATCTGCCCGCTCGATGCCGGAGATATCCTGCTCGCCGAAGCGATCGTCGCGCCGCGCCTGCCGCACCGCCTGTCGCCGGGAGACGTGGTCGAGGTGTCCGCCGGCAGGTTCGGCAGGCAGTCACGGGCGATCGTCTGATGCATTGGGAGGAGATTCCACGATGACTGCACCCGCTAACTCCGAACCGGACCGTCCCCTGGATTTCACGGGCCGAGTGGTCGTCATCACCGGCGGGACGGTCGGAATGGGCGCGGCGCTCGCCTTCCTGATCGCGCGGCAGGGCGGTACCGCGTGGGTGTGCGGCCGAAACCTCGATGCCGTCCGCGAGATCAGCGCGGCGGCCGCGGACCGGCAACTCGCCGTCCATGCACGCCAGGCCGATGCGACATCGGATGAAGAGGTCGGGCGGCTGGTCGCCGAGGCGGCCGAGACGAGCGGCGGCATTCACGGCCTGGTCTGCGCCGCCGGCTCCGGCATCATGGGCACCGTCGAGGAGATCGGGCCGGAGGATTGGGAAAAAAGCGTTTCCGAAAAACTGCGCGGCGTATACCTGCCCGTCCGACACGTCGTCCCGCACATGAAGCGGGCTGGGGGCGGCTCGATTGTCACCGTTTCCTCCGTGCATGCCCACACCACCACCGAACGGCGCGATGCGATCGCGCCGACCACGGCGGCGATGGTCGCCTTCATGCGGGCGCTCGCCGTTAGCCACGGACGCCACGGCATACGGGCAAACTCGGTCAGCCCCGGCCCGTTCGAATCCGCGACCTGGCGCGGCAATTGGCAACGCATGTTCCCCAGGCTGGAGTTCGCTGAGATCGCGGACCGCGTGGGGAAGTCGATACCGCTTCAGCGTATCGGCCAGCCAGCCGAAATCGCGGAGCCTGTCGCCTTTCTCCTGTCGGATCATGCCCGCTACATCAGCGGCACCGACCTGAGAATCGACGGCGGTCTCGGGGCCAAGCTGGCGATGAACACGTCGAAGGATTGATCGAAGTGGCACGTGAGCTCGACATGCAGTTCATTGCCGAAGGAATCGAAACGGAGGACCAGGCCAACAAATTGGCCTACCTCGGTTGTACACTCGGCCAAGGCTACCGTTGCGGGCGTCCCGCCTCAGCGGCGACCACCCTCGAGCTTCTGCATCGCTTTTCGCAACGGCCCGACAGTTCTTCAACATATAAAGTGCTTTATCGACTACGGGCATGATGTGTCGCTCGGCACTTAATGATGAGAATCATGCTTCAATGATTTCAGATGCTTACGCCAGCACTTAATTTGCGAATGGGCAGTTAATTCGATAATGCGCATTGGCTTTTGTCACTTAATGTGAGAATGAGACTCGTGATGTTTTCCTCGCGAGCCTGCCATGAGAGATCGGATCCCTGATGAGATCGACGAAGCGCTTTGGGATGAAGCTTGCCGAAGGGCAGATGCGCTCCGTGAATTCCTGAGGCGCAATCCTGACGGTGCGACCGCGGCAAACGTTTCGGGGCTCGCTGCCGGGATGAATGTGAGTCAGGCGACGGCCTACCGGCTGATCAAGCTGTTCCGCGTCGGCGGGACCGTTCTGTCTCTTGTCGATCGCAAGCGTGGACGGCCTGTGGGTCATCGTACGCTGGACGAGAAACGGGAGGAGATCGTTAGCAAGACTATCAAAAAGTTCTACTTGAAGCGGACCCGACCGACGATCTCGCAGTTGGTGCGGGACGTGCAGACGAACTGCATTTCGGTCGGGCTGAAGCCGCCACATCGCCGAACGATCGTCGCCCGCGTGAAGGACATCGACCTGCAGAAGCGCGCAAATCGGCGTGGCGAACAGAAAATCGTCAAGGCGACAACGGCCGTCCCCGGATCATTCGAAGTCTCCCGTCCCCTGGCAGTGGTCCAGATCGACCATACCAAGGCAGACATCTTTGTCGTTGACGAGGAGACGCGGCAGCCGATCGGACGGCCATGGCTGACGCTGGCGATGGATGTCTGCAGCCGGATGGTGACCGGCTTTTATCTCACGATGGAGGCGCCGTCCCGCCTGTCCACCAGCATGTGCCTGCTACACTCCGTCTTCGACAAATCGGCATGGCTGCGGGAGCGCGAGATAACGGAGTCCTGGCCCGTCGCCGGTCTGCCGGACATGGTGCATGTTGACAATGGTGCCGACTTCCGAAGCCGGGCCTTCAAGCGAGGGTGCCAGGACGCGGGCATCGCGATCGAGTGGCGGCCACCCGGTGAGCCGCGTTTCGGCGGTCATATCGAGCGCCTGATCGGCACTCAGATGGGCAGGCTGCATCTCCTGCCCGGAACAACGTTCAGCAACGAACAGGAGTTGGGCGCCTATGACTCGAAGCGACATGCGGCACTGACTCTGAGGGAGCTCGAGCGCTACATCGCTCTCGACATTGTCGGCGCTTATCATCAATCGATCCACAGCAGTCTGGGTCGACCGCCGATCGCGGTGTGGCGGGAGCACGAGGGCGAAATCCCGCTTCGGTTGCCGCAAGATCGAATGCGCTTCTGGCTGACGTTCCTGCCGGAGCAGGAGCGGACGTTGATGCCTGACGGGATTCATCTGTTCAAACTGCGCTACTGGTCGCCGGCATTGAGCGCCGACGTCGGACGTTCTGACCGGCGCCTACTCGTAAAATATGATCCGCGCGACATGGCGCGCATCTTCGTCCGGCGGCCATCGGGAAACTTCGTTGAGGCCCGTTATGCCGACGTGACCCTGCCCTCGATAACGCTACACGAGGCACTAACCGCCCGGCGTACCTTACGTGCGAAGGGCCGTCGCGAAGTCGACACCCGCGCCATCGTCCGCACCGCCGTCGCGCAGCGGGAATTGGTCGAGGCGGCAACCAATAAGACGGCGGCTGCGCGACGCGGGAAGGCTTCTTCGAAATCGAAGGTGGATGATCGGGGATTGGGCTCGCTCCGCGGCGTCGACTCCAGCAAACCTGTACCCTTTGTTGAGGATACAGATTGAGCTGGAGTGAAACATGAGCGATCAAATCTCCCACCTGACCGCCGGCGCCGGCGCACTGCTTGCCGAAACGGACGAGCGGCGCATTCGCGCGATACGATCGCGCCGATGGGTGCTCTACCCACGCGCCAAGCAGGCGCTCGATCGGCTGAGCCGGCTTCTCGACCATCCACGCGGCACACGCATGCCTTCTGTCGCGATCTATGGCGACAGTGGCATGGGCAAGACCATGATCATGAAGCGGTTCCGGGACGAACACCCGCCGTGCTTCAACCCGGTGACGGGTACGCTGAAGACGCCCGTTCTGGCCATGGAGATGACGAGCCGGCCCGGCGAGCGGCGGTTCTACGCCGAACTGCTCACCCTTCTCGGCGCACCACAGAGGCCACGCGCCGATATCGCCCAGATGGAGCAAGCGGCGCTACGCATCATGGAGGCCATCGGTGTGCAGGTGCTGGTGATCGACGAGGTGCACAACATTCTCGCCGGATCTTATCGCGAGCAGCGCATTGTCCTGAACACGCTGCGTTTCCTCAGCAATCGTCTGCAGATCTCCCTGGTCTGCTTCGGCGTTAACGAGGCGCGCGAGGCGATCGGTGGCGACGTCCAGCTTGCACGCCGGTTTGAGCAGTTCACCTTGAGCAGGTGGGCGGCGAACGAGCAGTTCGAGACGCTGGTGGCATCGATCCTGCGCAATACGCCGCTGCGTCGACCCTCGGTGCTCACGCCGAAATCACTGCGACGGATTCTGCAGATAACCGAGGGCATCACCGCCAGCATCTTCCACATGATCAACGACCTCGCGGTTGACGCCATCGAACGCGGCCAAGAGCATATTGCAGACGAATCTGTCGAAAACTGGGAGCCGGAGTTCGAGGCCGAGGCGGCGTTCGCATGACGGAGACCGCGCCGCCACGGCAGTTGCCAGTGAGATTGCCGCCCTACCCTGACGAGCTTCTGTCGTCTTGGATCAGTCGCCATGCCGCCTTCTACGCGGTTCCGCCGCTCGTCATGCTCCAGCATTGCCTGCCGGAGGCCTCCTCATTGCGAGCAGTCGATCTCCATCTGAGCGGCGATCAGGAAGTCCGCCTCGCCAGTATTTTCGCCGCCAAACCGGCTGTTTTACGTCGAATGACCTTCATCAATGTGCCGAAGTCGTCGCATCGACTAATCGCCGCGAGGCCGGCACAGACCTGTGCACGTTGCAGCCCCGGTAGCGCGGAACCAGCGCCAATCCTGCGAAACCAGCTGCTGGGGTGGCGGATTACCTGCGTACATTGCGGAACACTACTACGAGGGTTCGGAAAAGGTGAACTTCGCTCCCCTTTCCGGCAAAATCACCGTGCGGCTCTGCGGGGTGAAAAGCTGCTCGACGACGAAGCCGAACGCGGCATTCGAACCTGGACATCGGCGACCGAAATCGCCCGGCTTCTGTTGATGCGGCGAGTGATCTGGCCCCTACCGCGCGAGCACGAGCTTTGGCGCTACCGGGTGCTCGGCGCCATCATTCCCGATCTCGACCATGTCGTTGCCGAGCAATTGCAGAATCTGCCCACACCTGCAAAGCCGATCCTGCCGCTCGATATGCGGCCGGCTCTGCTGGCCGGCGTTGCCATCGTCGAGCGCGCCGGCCCGGAAATGCTCCGGATGCTGCGTGGGCACATGATGGGCGACAACCGGGCCCGATTCTCTGACGCCGCAGAGAACATGATAGCTCAAGCCGGCACGCTGCGAGCTTCTAGGCAAATGCAGTTAATTTGAGAATCTGGCTGCAGGAATTCTCACGATTAAGTGCCTAACCCGGGCAAAACCACCGCATTCTTGCATTTAAATGCCAAGCGACATTCTCCTCCATGCCTGCGTCGATCATCTTGACGATATCCCGGCGCAAAAGCGTTAAGCGTTCCTTGGCGACGCGGAAGGCCTTCTTTTCGGCCTGGACGGCTTCAGCCAGATCTTTGAATTCCTCTGCGCGGGCAACGATCGGTGAAAGGTCGAAGCCGTAGGCCTGCTCGATCTCCCCTCCCCTGCCCTTGCGAGCGAAGCGCTTCCCGTTGGGACTGTCCCGGCGGATGATCAGGCCGCATTCCACCAGTACGGCGAGATGACGGCGCAACGTCGTGGCCGGCATTCCATTGGCGCGCGCCATCAACTGCTCGTTCGAGGGCCAAACGATCAGCTCTGCCGAACCTGTGAACTCCGTCTCACGATGAAACGACAACAGGGCGTTCAGGATAGCCAGCGATCTGTCGGTCGCGCCAAGGAGATCACGGGCTTCACGGATGTACTGGAAAGTGTGCCACTTGTTCACAGTGACATCATCGGCAATGGTCTTTGCCGCCGTCTGAGTTGCGAGATGGCCAAGCGTTATTGGTCGCCGCCCAAAGGGCGTCGTTGAAACGTACGTCTGCATTTCTCTCTCACCTATCGTTAGGCAAAAGAAATCCGCTCACCGAATTGGCGCTAAACGCTTGACACTGATTCGCGGAAATGAGATTCTCTGATTGTCTAGATCGGAGAAGGGCTTCCGCGGTTCGCCGTCGGGGCCTTTTTCTTTTGCGGTTTGTAACTCCTATTGCTCGGACACGTCCTTCCTGAATGCCTCATAAAGGTCATCCAATCGCTCCGCGATGAACGCCGCGAATTTCGGGCCGTCCGCATTGCCGATGGCAAGCGTTGCGGATTTCCCATTGTCTTTCAGCCTGACACTGACGGACCTATCTTGAGGCACCCAAGCCTGAGAGTTGCGAGCCTGACCTGTGACGGGCTTACGCGCGCCCATATCGGTCTTCATAGCGGCAAGCAGCGTATTGAACCTGTCGTCTGACGAAGCGTCCAGGAAACTGCGCTTTCTAATGGTATCGGCAACGATCTGCGTACTGCTGTCGATACCGTAAAGCTGCAGGAAATCCTCCCACCTGTTGCGACCGATGCTTGGCGCCTTGCCGATTGCGTGCAGAATGTCTTTCGGAATTGACGTCCCGATCTTGATCATTTCTGATACGTGCGACTTGCCGGTTGATAGAGAGGCGCAAATCGTCTCTCTTTTGTAGCCAGCTTCCTGCTGCGCTACAGCAAACAAGCATTTTTCGATGAATGACAGATCTTCCCTGGACGTGTTCTCCTCACCTTGGAATATGACGGCTTCTTCGTCCGTGAGCTCACGGACTGCAGCACGAAATTTGATGCCAAGTATCTTCGCAGCCGCCAAACGCCGCCGCCCATATACGATCTGGAACGATCCGATGTCGTTAGAAACCGGCCGCACCAGACCGGGCACGATCTGTCCTCGCACACGCATGGACTCGACGATGTCCGAGACCGCCGCGTCATCGTAAGCGCTATCGAAACGGTCTGGGATCAAGGACGGAAGAATAGTGTCCGGGTCCAACTCGACGGTATGGTCCCCTTCCCTAAGTAATTTGTCGGCAATCTCGCTTCGCTCCTGCATCTGTCGAACGCCGGCGGCGACTTTGAGCAAGTGCGGCGATTTGCTTTTCACGCTGGCGCTGTCAGCCACGCCTTGATCATCATCGTTGATCTGACTGAGCACTGCGGTGAACATGCCTTTTGAGTCTTTCCGGCTCATTCTTCACGTCCCCATGCGTTCGTGACCAGGCCCTCAATCTCGGCGTTCGCTGCATTGATCGACTCGATTGCTCGGTCATAGGTCTTTGGCGCAGAGAATTTCGAGCGCTGAACCTCATACAGACTTTGCTTCCACGTCAGCGCATCAGCAACAGCTGTCGACTTGATGACCGGATTGAGAAGTAGATCGTCACCGAAAACTTGGCGCATCAACGCCTGCATATTCGCCTGTGGATGATCGTTCGGCTCGAATTTGGTAATTAGGAACTTTGCAAAATCCCAACGGGCACCTGTTCCCGCTTGATCGAGGATTTGCATGTAGGACGCTGCTAGTTCGAGAAACTTGCCTGTGCTGTCGACATCCAACATGTGGGCGGGCACCGGTATCAAAACACCAGTTGCCGCCGTCAGTGATGACAGCGTTAGGAAGTTTAGCGTTGGCGCACAGTCGAGAAGAATGACGTCATAATTCTCGGTGACCTGCTCAAGCGCCTGAGATACACGCAGGAGAAAACCCGTTCCTCCGGACTTGCGCATCTCAATTGCGACAGCCGTTTCAAATTCCGTCAGTTCAAGTCCGGCGCAAATCACGTCGAAACCGACTATGTGTGTTCTGTGGACGATCTGATCTGTAGGTATTGGATCCTCGAACCGGATGGAAGAGTACAGAGTTTCGCCCTCGCGATAATCAAACCCCGGAATAGCGCCGTGCAGGCTTGTCAATGAGGCTTGCGGATCCATGTCAACGGCCAGGACGCGATATCCACGAAGCGCCAGCCAATGGCCCAGGTGAATCGCCGTCGACGTCTTCGATGATCCGCCCTTGAAGTTCGTTATCGCAATGATCTGGCATGATTCATCGGCGATGCGGCGCGGGTTCATCCACTTCTTTCGCCCTTTCTCAGCCAGCAGAAGTCGCAATTCAAGGACCTGCTCGAGAGAGTAGAGCCTACGACCGTTGGATGTCGTCTCCGGTTCTGGCCCCTGCCCCTTCAGCGAAATCTGGCGGATGTAGGCCTCTGTCACACCGAGCAACGCGGCGGTCTCAGAGGATGAAAACTTGCGCATCGAGCGAGTGGCATCCGGCGGATATTGCGCGAGCGACAAATTCGTCAAAGCCGTGTCGAGCTTTGTCGAAAACGTCTGCATGAAATGCAGGCTGCTCAGATGCCGAGTCATTCAGTCTCCCCTCTCACCGAAATCTCGCCACATCGTCACTCGACAATGGTTAACAAATTATGAAACAGCCACTACTACGGTGAGAAATCGAATTTCGAGCTTTTTCCGTAGCATTTAGTAATCTGATTCTGGTTCTCCGGGCAACCTTACGCAGATTGTAGTGGTATCTCGGTTTCAAATTCGGCTCACGATCCCGACCAAGACGGACAACCGAGCAATGTTGGGCGGCCTAGTATGGCGGTTCTCGGACCTTCCCGCGCCCATATTGCTGCCGGCAGCGGACGTTCGGCTAAGGCTGTCGGATTTGTGCGCCGTGATCCGTCTTGTAAGTGGCCCCTACCCTCGGCGGGCCGGTCAATTTGCAAAGGAACAATGTGAAGCTCGTTCCGCTCATCCATCATGGAACCTTCGCCCTGCTGGGTTCGCCTGCATGGACGTGGTCGACCGACTGAAGGAGGAAAGAGGACAATGAAGACACCACCGATCGTCTCGGCACAGGAGTGGAAGAACGCGCGCGAGAAGCTGCTCGTGGAGGAGAAGGAGTTCACCCGCGCCCGCGACGCGATTGCCGCCAAACGCCGGCGGATGCCGTGGATGGCCGTCGAGAAGGACTACCGGTTCGAGGGCGCGAACGGACCGGCGAGCCTCCTCGACCTGTTCGAGGGGCGCAGGCAGCTAATCGTCTATCGCTTCTTCTATGGGCCTGAGGTCACTCCCAACGCGGAAGGAGATGCGTATCCGGAACGGGGCTGTGTTGGCTGCTCGTTCCTCGCCGATCAAGTCGCACATCCGGCTCATCTCAACGCTCGCGACACCACGCTTGCTTTCGTCTCGCGCGCGCCCCAGGCCGAGATCCAAGGCTTGAAGAAGCGGATGGGATGGACGGAGATCCCTTGGTACACGATCGTCGACGACTTCGACACGGACTTCGATGTCCGCGAGTGGCACGGGACCAACGCCTTCATCCGCGAGAGCGAAGGGATCTTCCGCACCTACTTCGTCAACAGCCGCGGCGATGAGGCGATGGGGAGCACATGGAGCTACCTCGACATTACCGCGCTGGGGCGCCAGGAGGAGTGGGAGGACTCGCCGGTCGGCTACCCGCAGACGCCCCCTTATAAGTGGTGGAACTATCACGATGCGTACGGCGAGAATGCGTGACCGCCGACACCGCAGGGATACCGGCAGAACGGCCGCTCTTCGAAGGTCGGCGAGCGGTCGACTCACGCCGCAGAGCGAGCGGTGGGTTTTAAAGAGCGCACGGAATGACGGCTTCTAGTGACCTCAGCCGTTCCTGCCAGTTGCAGCAGGCGACCGCTCGCCACCCACAGCCGGTACTTGGACTGAGGCATTACCCAGATTGTCGGCGCAAACCAGATGGCTCTGGGACTCGGACATCAGTGCGAATGCCTGTAAGGGCAATGTTCCCAGCTGGGAACACTGATGAATTCGGCCAGCACTCCACTGCAGTTCCCAGCTGGGAACGCACAATATCGCGGCCCCACCTTTGCTGGGGTTTCTACCCACTTGAAATGGGAGTTCCCAGCTGGGAACTCGACATCTAGCAGCTTGGGAGC
This region of Chelativorans sp. AA-79 genomic DNA includes:
- a CDS encoding SDR family NAD(P)-dependent oxidoreductase; amino-acid sequence: MTAPANSEPDRPLDFTGRVVVITGGTVGMGAALAFLIARQGGTAWVCGRNLDAVREISAAAADRQLAVHARQADATSDEEVGRLVAEAAETSGGIHGLVCAAGSGIMGTVEEIGPEDWEKSVSEKLRGVYLPVRHVVPHMKRAGGGSIVTVSSVHAHTTTERRDAIAPTTAAMVAFMRALAVSHGRHGIRANSVSPGPFESATWRGNWQRMFPRLEFAEIADRVGKSIPLQRIGQPAEIAEPVAFLLSDHARYISGTDLRIDGGLGAKLAMNTSKD
- a CDS encoding Mu transposase C-terminal domain-containing protein; the protein is MRDRIPDEIDEALWDEACRRADALREFLRRNPDGATAANVSGLAAGMNVSQATAYRLIKLFRVGGTVLSLVDRKRGRPVGHRTLDEKREEIVSKTIKKFYLKRTRPTISQLVRDVQTNCISVGLKPPHRRTIVARVKDIDLQKRANRRGEQKIVKATTAVPGSFEVSRPLAVVQIDHTKADIFVVDEETRQPIGRPWLTLAMDVCSRMVTGFYLTMEAPSRLSTSMCLLHSVFDKSAWLREREITESWPVAGLPDMVHVDNGADFRSRAFKRGCQDAGIAIEWRPPGEPRFGGHIERLIGTQMGRLHLLPGTTFSNEQELGAYDSKRHAALTLRELERYIALDIVGAYHQSIHSSLGRPPIAVWREHEGEIPLRLPQDRMRFWLTFLPEQERTLMPDGIHLFKLRYWSPALSADVGRSDRRLLVKYDPRDMARIFVRRPSGNFVEARYADVTLPSITLHEALTARRTLRAKGRREVDTRAIVRTAVAQRELVEAATNKTAAARRGKASSKSKVDDRGLGSLRGVDSSKPVPFVEDTD
- a CDS encoding TniB family NTP-binding protein, which translates into the protein MSDQISHLTAGAGALLAETDERRIRAIRSRRWVLYPRAKQALDRLSRLLDHPRGTRMPSVAIYGDSGMGKTMIMKRFRDEHPPCFNPVTGTLKTPVLAMEMTSRPGERRFYAELLTLLGAPQRPRADIAQMEQAALRIMEAIGVQVLVIDEVHNILAGSYREQRIVLNTLRFLSNRLQISLVCFGVNEAREAIGGDVQLARRFEQFTLSRWAANEQFETLVASILRNTPLRRPSVLTPKSLRRILQITEGITASIFHMINDLAVDAIERGQEHIADESVENWEPEFEAEAAFA
- a CDS encoding TniQ family protein; the encoded protein is MTETAPPRQLPVRLPPYPDELLSSWISRHAAFYAVPPLVMLQHCLPEASSLRAVDLHLSGDQEVRLASIFAAKPAVLRRMTFINVPKSSHRLIAARPAQTCARCSPGSAEPAPILRNQLLGWRITCVHCGTLLRGFGKGELRSPFRQNHRAALRGEKLLDDEAERGIRTWTSATEIARLLLMRRVIWPLPREHELWRYRVLGAIIPDLDHVVAEQLQNLPTPAKPILPLDMRPALLAGVAIVERAGPEMLRMLRGHMMGDNRARFSDAAENMIAQAGTLRASRQMQLI
- the repB gene encoding plasmid partitioning protein RepB — translated: MSRKDSKGMFTAVLSQINDDDQGVADSASVKSKSPHLLKVAAGVRQMQERSEIADKLLREGDHTVELDPDTILPSLIPDRFDSAYDDAAVSDIVESMRVRGQIVPGLVRPVSNDIGSFQIVYGRRRLAAAKILGIKFRAAVRELTDEEAVIFQGEENTSREDLSFIEKCLFAVAQQEAGYKRETICASLSTGKSHVSEMIKIGTSIPKDILHAIGKAPSIGRNRWEDFLQLYGIDSSTQIVADTIRKRSFLDASSDDRFNTLLAAMKTDMGARKPVTGQARNSQAWVPQDRSVSVRLKDNGKSATLAIGNADGPKFAAFIAERLDDLYEAFRKDVSEQ
- the repA gene encoding plasmid partitioning protein RepA, yielding MTRHLSSLHFMQTFSTKLDTALTNLSLAQYPPDATRSMRKFSSSETAALLGVTEAYIRQISLKGQGPEPETTSNGRRLYSLEQVLELRLLLAEKGRKKWMNPRRIADESCQIIAITNFKGGSSKTSTAIHLGHWLALRGYRVLAVDMDPQASLTSLHGAIPGFDYREGETLYSSIRFEDPIPTDQIVHRTHIVGFDVICAGLELTEFETAVAIEMRKSGGTGFLLRVSQALEQVTENYDVILLDCAPTLNFLTLSSLTAATGVLIPVPAHMLDVDSTGKFLELAASYMQILDQAGTGARWDFAKFLITKFEPNDHPQANMQALMRQVFGDDLLLNPVIKSTAVADALTWKQSLYEVQRSKFSAPKTYDRAIESINAANAEIEGLVTNAWGREE
- a CDS encoding DUF899 domain-containing protein; protein product: MKTPPIVSAQEWKNAREKLLVEEKEFTRARDAIAAKRRRMPWMAVEKDYRFEGANGPASLLDLFEGRRQLIVYRFFYGPEVTPNAEGDAYPERGCVGCSFLADQVAHPAHLNARDTTLAFVSRAPQAEIQGLKKRMGWTEIPWYTIVDDFDTDFDVREWHGTNAFIRESEGIFRTYFVNSRGDEAMGSTWSYLDITALGRQEEWEDSPVGYPQTPPYKWWNYHDAYGENA